A window of the Lactuca sativa cultivar Salinas chromosome 7, Lsat_Salinas_v11, whole genome shotgun sequence genome harbors these coding sequences:
- the LOC111912855 gene encoding uncharacterized protein LOC111912855: MNKPKKTTRNQNHDDASSEKRVKTCGNGGWGHWSDLNHQLLFVVMMQLGFFDYLSFRGVCKSWRSFAISNKKPFMDSKQPMTLHVTWRSYKKPCYLEDFEGKKFKTILPRFAGGVCVGLTSGYLIFFARTSREFWLVNPITRHQLHFPDFPTEFNYPSELDVKGILVFSRSLHRWVFLVIRKFWSKIWFSVAGEGDWDSACFTDLSFTDLRAFKGMIYTLNFNRSSNSHELHELRLNPEPELTLVETKNSLKSPRFHEMEVVSSGENFYVMDCLRPKDNPNDIYRFQELDFDEMKWVTREKTVGENASFLSNLKHGVAVTSLFWGSGGQCLLLGHNAGDKLKLMVAERPNSFTTHMWYFPHECLNIDRVDD, encoded by the coding sequence ATGAATAAGCCAAAAAAGACGACTAGAAATCAGAATCATGATGATGCATCCAGCGAGAAGAGAGTTAAGACTTGTGGCAATGGTGGTTGGGGACATTGGTCAGATCTTAACCATCAGCTGCTTTTTGTAGTGATGATGCAACTGGGATTTTTTGATTATCTTTCATTCAGGGGAGTTTGTAAGTCATGGAGATCATTTGCAATCTCTAACAAGAAACCATTTATGGATTCCAAACAACCCATGACCTTGCATGTGACTTGGCGTTCTTATAAGAAACCCTGCTATTTAGAAgactttgaaggtaaaaagttcaaAACCATTCTTCCCCGTTTTGCTGGTGGGGTCTGTGTTGGATTAACTTCTGGTTACTTGATCTTCTTCGCAAGAACAAGCCGTGAATTCTGGCTTGTGAACCCTATCACAAGGCACCAACTTCATTTCCCTGATTTCCCCACTGAGTTCAACTACCCTAGTGAGCTAGATGTCAAGGGTATTCTTGTCTTTTCACGTTCACTACATCGGTGGGTGTTTCTTGTAATACGTAAGTTCTGGAGTAAAATATGGTTTTCTGTAGCGGGTGAAGGAGATTGGGATTCTGCCTGTTTCACAGATTTATCCTTCACTGATTTACGTGCTTTCAAGGGGATGATATATACCCTAAACTTCAACCGCAGTAGTAATTCACACGAACTACATGAACTGAGACTTAACCCTGAGCCTGAGTTGACTTTGGTTGAAACCAAGAATTCTTTGAAGTCCCCCCGATTTCATGAGATGGAGGTTGTAAGTTCAGGTGAGAATTTCTATGTGATGGATTGCCTTCGACCAAAGGATAATCCAAATGATATCTATAGGTTTCAAGAACTAGATTTTGATGAAATGAAATGGGTGACACGTGAAAAGACAGTTGGAGAAAATGCGTCTTTTCTTAGCAACCTGAAGCATGGTGTTGCTGTGACATCATTGTTTTGGGGGAGTGGTGGGCAATGTCTGTTATTAGGTCACAACGCAGGAGATAAGCTGAAACTGATGGTAGcagagagaccaaattcttttacTACGCACATGTGGTACTTCCCTCATGAATGTTTGAATATTGATCGTGTAGATGATTGA